The Microcaecilia unicolor chromosome 3, aMicUni1.1, whole genome shotgun sequence nucleotide sequence GAAGAAGGCACGTGTGTGAACTGTGGGATGTATGTCCCCTGcatagcagcagcagcggcggccgGCAAGTACTGACAGAAAGGAATCAAAGCAAAAAGAAGTCAGCAGAGCAGGTCCTCCCCCTTCCCAAATaaaaaagtacaagtgaaaaCCAGCTTATACCTTAAGactcatccagtctacccaatttCTGTCCTGGAGCAATTTCAGGCACCCTTATGGCTCTCCATTTGTGCCTAagctcctgttttcttcaatttagttGCTGCTTCAACTTACACAGTCTCCCCCTAGATGACCCTTCGGCACGCTCGACACCCTCTCCATAAAGGAATACTTTCCAATCTTACTCCTGAATCCATCCCCTCTGAGCCTCACAACACCACCTTCCTTCTCAAAGTTCCTCCTCatgcagctctttctccctcctaaTCTGTAGAACAATGCTTCTCAATCCAATCCTCAGGCCACACCCGGCCAGTCAGTCTTTCAGggcacccataatgaatatgcataaaagattTGCATACAGAGGAAATGCATACAggtctatcttatgcatattcattgtggatgcctggaaactcaactggctgggtttggccttaggactgggttgagaagccttgctctactgtgtgtgtgtgtgtgtatatatatatatatatatatatatatatatataatgaagaCCCAGGTCTGATGGAACAGATACATTTGGAaggcccttctctgtaccatatGAACTGTATCGCTAGAACTGGACGCAAGGGTCTAGTTGTGCTCTCAATGACCTTTACAGAAGCGTCAACATCTCCCTCACTGGCTTCCCCTTTCTACTACGTAAGGAGACGTTTTTGTTTCATCACCCCCTCAACATCCCTCTCACCTCCTGTCTGATCTCTCCAACTACCAGGAGACTGCCCATTACCTCTTTTATTGAATTCTCAGTCAGCCCCACCCCATTTAGTTTATTTGGATATTACTTGCCATTCTCACTAGTGCACCCAAGGCAAGATACAGCATTTACCACAATAAGGCACTCATTCTCTTCCCCACAGGGCACCAGAAACTCGTGCGTGTTGAATATCACTCTTCCACAACAAGGGATGGAGAACTTTGTCCAATTCAAGCCCCTGCTATTCCCTCAGTCTGCCTCCCCCCTTACCGTGCCAGTGCTGCCAAGAGATAAGTGGCCTAGCTGTTGGGTCAGGGGTCCCATCATGGAAgctggctgaatagatatggtgtGGTCCATGGTGGGGGCCAGAACCGTCCCCTGCAGATGAAGACATACAAGAGAGGATGTCAGAAAGAGGTAGatcaaggaaaaataaaaagcGATCACTGGGGACACAATGAGGCAGGATACTGCCTCTGACTGTGAGTGCAGAGAAGGTGGGAATGAAGGAGGTACAGCAGAAGAGGTCTGACAGTGAAGGGATACAGTTCCACATCTCGTGCTGAACCTCCTGCAGGACCTGAAACTTATCCTAATTGCCTGCACCAACATGATGACCTCAAGGGTCCAGCAAGGTGAAGCAGGAAGCAGAGGTACTCACTGCAGGCTGCATGAGGTATGACTGGTGGTGCATCCAGGAAGGATTATGAACCTAGAGAAAGAAAAATCAGAGGGGAAACAGGAGTCAGTAAATTACTAGTCCAGTGCCAAGACACTGCTTTTCCCTAGGAGTTTACTGCTGGGGTGTCAGCACAGAACAATTTTTGGTCAATGTTAGTGCTCCTATCCCAAAGCACTGTGCATATGCACAACTACAAGTACCAAAATTGCcccgtgattttttttttttttttttgggggggggggggggaggaggataatGTGGAAGCAATACAGAATGGAAATATCTTCTCAGATTAGGTAGCGCTATccctacctaccccccccccttcaacatcGCCTGGCAGAGCCTTCACCTGATAGGATGACACTGGTGAGGGAAGGTAAGGGGACAGCGCCGTCTGCGCAATCATTCGGTTTGGAGCAATACTGTACGGAGTTGTGTAAAACCTGCAAAAGGACGAGAGACATGGGGTCAGGAGAACAAAGACAATTCTGAAAACAGGGCCAGAAAATTGGCAAGAGCAGCACCCAAGAGGATGAGAGTTGGGGGCCTACTAAAAGCAGCAACCCATAGGAGTTTAGAGGAGACAGAACAAAACAATCTGATGGACAGCAACACTCACCCATTCTGTAAAGCTGTTGTAGGGTCATAGGTCAAAGTCATTCCACCCTGTAAGATGTACAACACACTGTTAGTGAACACCTGAATGACAGTCTTCCAATTAGCTGATCACTGCTCTGTTCCTAATGGGATGCACACAGAAGTCCCATGACtagcaggacagacagacagacacaggaCCATGCACCATATCTTACCGAGTCCCCATCCCGGCTCCACACGCGACCATTCTGCAAGTATTTGCCCTGATTCTGGCGTTTTTTCTGTCCACCGTCTGCAAACTTGCACAGTAATGGTTCTGATGGGGCTGAAGAGAGAAGGTGCAGTTTTTGCACAGCAGCACTGAGGTGTcagccctctcctccccagctaaTCACACTCTTTCCTGGCAATGCTCTCTCCTTGAGCTCCTTCACTGACATACTGCCCTGCCATTCCCCCTCATCCCCAAGACGCAGAGAACTAAGGGAGAGTGCTCCTGGTCTCAGTTTAGGTCTTCCTGATATCTTTTTCCAGTGTGCCTCAACTCACTCCCTGCCACACAAGGTGTGACTCTACTGCTGCCCCaattccccacccccaacccatGAGCCCTCCTAGCACCAAGCCCCAACACTGAAAAATCAAAGCAACAGCTCAACATACCTGGAACTCCTGGCGGGGTCTTGATGTACTTTCCATTAAAGTGTGCAATGATTGCTTCACACTTGTCCGTGGACTCCATCCtgaaaggagagggaggggacacTGAAACCTGCAATTAAGATGTatgtgtgggtgggggagggggcagtctgGGATGTGCAGTACACAGATGTATACTAACACCATTggagggagtagcctagtggctggagcagcaggctgagaatcaaGGTGCAAATCCCACTCCAGCGCCTTGAGCTCctaggcaggtcacttaaccctccattgcctcaggtacagaaagAGCTACAACTATTGAAAaggctcatatccagcagattgccaagacctgtcgtttctttctttacaacatccgtaaaatccgcccctttctttccgagcactctaccaaaaccctcatccacacccttgtcacctctcgtttagactactgcaatctgctttttgctggcctcccacttagtcacctctccagtcagttcaaaactctgctgcccgtctcgtcttccgccagggtcgctttactcatactacccctctcctcaagacccttcactggctccctatccgttttcgcatcctgatcaaacttcttctacaacctataaatgtactcactctgctgctccccagtatctctccacactcgtccttccctacaccccttcccgtgcactccgctccatggataaatccttcttatctgttcccttctccactactgccaactccagacttcgcgccttctgtctcgctgcactctacgcctggaataaacttcctgagcccctacgtcttgccccatccttggccacctttaaatctagactgaaagcccacctctttaacactgcttttgactcgtaaccacttgtaaccactcgcctccacctaccctcctctcttccttcccgttcacattaattgatttgattactttatttattttttgtctattagattgtaagctctttgagcagggactgtctttcttctatgtttgtgcagcgctgcgtatgccttgtagcgctatagaaatgctaaatagtagtagtagtagtagtaaataaataaagcaaagcaaagcaatcaCAAAGTGGCTCCATGTGAACTTGGTCCACATATGCAATGTGTTTAAACCCTCTGGGTCAGGCTGTTAGGATTGATCCAGGTCTTGAGACTGAAAAGGCTCACTTGGTGAGGCCCAGACCAAAGTCCCCACACCCCTCTGCTGCCCACTAAGGACCTTCACATGCTGAAAGCTGGTTCCACTAATGCAAGGGCCTCAGTTTGTTATACTGACATATGGCAATCACCTACATTAGTCCCCATTTACCAAACTGATCCCAATGCACTGGGGTCCTCACCTGGCAAAGCCTACCCCCCGACTGGTCCCACTGGCATCCCGCAGGATACGGGTGGAGATGACCTGGCCAAATGGCTTCAGCATGGACTCCAGCTCCTGTTCGTCCATCGTCACCGGCAGGTTGGAGATGTACAGGTTAGTGGGGTCCTGCTCCTGTTGCTACAAACAGCAAAAAGGGGGGGTGTTAATACGAAGCACTGTGGtttctgtgttagtccactttataaacagaaataaaaagaaaaatgcaagatACCTTTTTATTAATTTATGATATTTTTCAGTAGCTTTTGAAGGCAACACTTTCTTCTGATAATTTAAAATTTGGTTCAAACAACTTTTTGAGGCTTCAACAAAATTCTCAAAATCCATACAACTACCCAAAGATGTTACAAAAAGATTCCAAAATCAGTCTCTTGATTTAAAACGTCAGGGGTTACAGTATTATCACAAATAAAGTGTTCTCTCCTTAATAGTTTTTAAATCTATATTTCCACCCCTCCATGAAGTATTCAggataaaacaattttttatcTGAAAATCTATGTCCTGTCTGTACTGAATGGCCCACACAAGGTTGATCTCTGACCTCTCTTTTCATGCAATTTTATATTAACTCCGATTttacatttcctttttttttttcccccctagtGTAAATTCATTTGGATAGAATAGCAGCATAAGCGACATTTTCCATGTTACAATTCGAAAAATTCCTAAGAATTACGTTTTTCTTTCATAACTGGATGCAGAAAAACTTTCAAACTGTCACTTCACAAATCGAACCTGTACCGCATTTAAAATGTCCAACTAATTTTTTTCAAAGCAGAGGGGGCTACCATGTTGCAAATACTTCTCCCTTTAGTGTGCACAAGTGTGATTTTGGTCATAAGGCTTTCTAAACCTCACATACCAGTTCAATATTTTAGTGATCTCTCTAGACAGATCCGAGTACATTTTAGGGCACATACTAATTTATtaccatttatttaaaaatgtataacctGCACAATCTACAATCCTGAGCGAGGAACAATATACATTCACAGTGTTATTTTCAGACATACATCATGAACAAGTCTGTTATCATTGTATGGAGGTTCAAGGTTTACTTCTTTAAAGGGGATCTCAAAGGCTTACTGGAAAAGAACAGTTTTTAGAGCTTTTTTGAATTTGACTAATTGCATAAGGCTTGGAGCTGGCTGGGTAAGGAATTCCAGTTTAGGTCCAGCAATATGGAAGATCGAATTCCTGTATTTATCTAGAAAAAGTCTTGAAAGGGGGGATATCAAGCAGGTTAGAGGATGCAGACCTCAAGGACCTAGAGGGCTGATGTGTATACAAGTTTGCTGAGATCACTGGAAATATTTTGTTGGTGAACACCTTAAATACTAACAGCAGAACCTTATATTGCACTCTGTAAGcaataggcaaccaatgcaaaGCGATAAGAGCGGGTGTAATGTGTTCGAACTGTTCATTCCCAGAAAGCACGTGCTGcagcattttaacatattttggTGAGCTTACCAgtaatgcattacagtaatcaaagtgTGGTATTACTATGCTTTGAACCACTAGACAAATTCTCAGAAGTTAGTCCTTCAGCCATCTTACAAGTCTTAGTTTGGAAatatagcaggggcatagctacgtgggggcatgggtccccacagattacaccctggGCCCCTCtacatttaaccccccccccctgccacattaggtaccttgtttgctggcgggggtccccaaaccccgcctgCTGAAgatttcttcagcgccggtcgactccagcgcctttgttgtgggatcatctgtttctgacgccttacgtcctgcaccgtgcatgtagctccgtgcaggacgtaaggtgtcagaaacagatgatcccacaacgaaggcactGGAatagaccggcgctgaagactcttcggctggcagggattggggaccactgccagcaaacaaggtacatgatggggggggggggggggggggagggggggttgcggttgcagtccaaagtggcgggggaggattgtggttgcggcaggggggggtccaaagtggcaggaGGGGTCGGTggcggtgagggggggggggcggcggggaggAGGCGGCtaaaaagtgcccccccccccccgaggtctggctatgcccctgaaataTAGTACTAATCATCTTCGCTACGTTCAATTTCATTTTCAGCAGTCTATCAGAACACCCAGGGATCTAATTTTCTTGCTCAGCGTAATCTTGATATCTTCTATTAGGAAAGAATCGGGAATATTAACTGGGACTGAGCAAGATAAGACAATGGCCTGGGTTTTTGCCATATTCAGACAATGCTGGTTTGCTTTCATCCATTGCTTAATCATTTTGAGGCATGAACATAGTAGCTGGATACTTTCGTTCACAGAATTCTCTATCCTAAAGAACAATTTGATATCATCTACATAAatatgggtcattccatgccaagtggtttaaaccttcccaccatcatgtctccaattttgttcaagttTTATCTGTTgcacgagtcaggtgttaaacgaagtttcccaaaatttgaggtctaactgcaatagttgcagatctagacccccttttctgaaaggttgtcagtccgtGAGCatgcgacatttaccaaaatgccatttttggggtctaataaaatccaaacacatttataagaatggctaaaaaattcaaatcctgtacagtttttgatgctaattccgatgaaatacattttaacattatagatgcaaaatccagtcaaacaagttgactcaaagtgtgcatcaaaattggtcgcgactcattggaacatatttggaccaatattcagaacgcaacaacttccatgcaaataaagatacagacttgaaattttgaacaagcattatgcttgtgctggacataatactgccagatttgcaactaaccagcatctataaccgccctgcaggatctcttcaagttggcactgtcagcgcaaatggtaaaatgtaccaaagttcaaagcccaattattaaaaaagagtctgcctgaatcagcttgtgaacagtatcatctgaaagagaaaattgtgctctacaacactgatatgtttttgttttgcaatgtttTGGTACACAAAGTGATTATAGAGTTACAATAAagtaggagagagaaaactgGAGAACTGCTTACAATATTCAATAGTGTACCCATCCCCACCAGGAGCTTTATCCGATTTTAAAGATGCAATAGCCATGTTGATCTCAATTAAAGTAAAGGGTGCATTTAGGTCAGGTCAGATTCTGATTAAAATAGATTTAAACGAACTAAAAAAAGTTTGCAATTTTTTGATCAGTGGGATTTCTTTGAGATTTACAAATTTCAGTATAAAAATCTACAAAGTGATTGAGGATGTCTTCTTTTTTAGTAAGAATTTTTTCATGTTTATCTTTAATAGCAGATATATATAAGTAGCAGGTCTTTTTGCCTTTTGATAATTTGCTAACATTTTTCCTGCTCTATTAGCTTCTGAGTAATATGTAAGCTGCTTAGAGAATAACATGATCCCAGCCGCAGTACTGAGTATACGATTATACTGGAATCAAAGTTTTTGTATGGATAACAGGAGCTGCGAGGATGAATTTCTGAAATATAAACCCACAAGGGCCTTTATTTCACCTTCTAGTTTAGATAGttcctccttttttattttatttttacggAGCACTATATTAATAACCTTTCCTGTTAAATAGGCTTTGTAGGCATCCCATATTATATTGAACGCCATGTAAGGATTATCATTAATCTCAAATATTTTGAGTACCAGTCAGAGACCCCTGGTAAAATCAGGGTCCAATAATAAAGAAGAGTTAAATTTCCACTGTTTGGGAGATATACTAATTTGTTCCACATCCAATCGGAATGTTATGCAAGCATGATCTGACATATGCATAGGTTCAACGGTACACTATTATATCAGAAACCACAGACTTAGAGGTGAAAAGGTAGTCTAATCTAGAAAAGGAGTTACGTGGAATAGAGTGAAATGTGAAGTCTATGTCAGTAGGATGCATTATTCTCCACGAGTCCACCCAAGTTCCAGGAATCCAAAAGTTATTTCAATGCTGTATTCGCTTTAGGACTTTTGGTTTAACAGAAGATTTTCTGTCCATGAAAACATCTGGGGCAAGTTCATATTCCCACCAACAACGATGTTATCAGACCCTGATATAGCAATTTGAGAAGATAAAAGTTTAAGAATGCTGGATAATCAGAGTTTGGTGCGTAAGCATTCAATAAAGCAACTTTCTTTTGTGCAATCTGCAAGACTGTCAGGACCCAGTGTCCATCTGAACATGCATGTGAGACATAACTGAATATTGTAAGTGATTTAGCAATAATGTGACTACACCGTTCTTTTTACCAGCTGCTGAAGAGAAACATTCTTGTATCTAGTCCTGTTTAAATTTCTGAACCTCAACTGCTGATAGATGAGTCAACATGTGGTATGGTCTCATATGAGCAGGAGCTGAAAGAGATGTCATCATTGCTTACGGAGTAATGTTTCAATATCGCATTTGCTTCCTCTGGTTGGCAATGAGGATTTAAGCCTGCATGGAATCCATACTTTTCCAGAATTGGTATCTTAAAGGTTTGAAATGGGCGGGATACATGCTAGGTGGAGAAGGACAAATCAATTTGAGGTGTTGCGATCGCTTTTTGATCTCCTCTATACCTCCATGTTctcatattttctggcatgtcaCTATCTTGCTGGTTTGAAAGGATTAACTTCACAAACTGCTCAAATTTGAGAGCAGTTTCCAACTACGAGAGAAGCAGAAAATATCTTTAACCCCATTTTGATAAATTTTGCTAAATCTCCTTCCTGAGTACTGCTTTGAAGGCTTGGCAGGAGCTTGGAGTGAAGATCTGGGACGATCGACATAGAATCATTAAAACTGAACCAGATACATATTCCCAGTTTATTTGTCTCTATGATACATAGAGAGCTTTGATATAAATGTATACTTTGAACTTACACATTGCCTTGGAGAGCATTTTGAGCACATCTAACCACTGTTGGTAGTTGTCCTAAGTGCAATATAGCAAGAGCTATAATTTAAGTCACATGTTTTGGAACTATCCATCAGTAGTGGACCTGTGGAAACAGATCTGGACATTCTGTCAGTCTATGTATGCTGACATCTTTGCCTTCACACTAACCAACATGCTTTGGAACAGAATTTGCTCAAAGAGCCATAGACTTTTCTTAAGAAAGAGCCTGTTGCtagggaaaaaggctattttgtgTTTCTGGAGAGAAAAGCATCCTCCAGGTTTCATCTACTGGAAAAGATCTCTGTTTGACTTAACGTTCATGATATGTAGGAATGTGAGAAATGGGGATGACAGGAGATCGACACAGTTTCAGAATATCTGGGAACCGTACTGGACAGCTCTCCCACATAGGGTTCACAGTATATTGTTAAACAGATAATTTTATGTGGTTTACTTCTTTAAAGAGATAACTTGTTTAGCTGTTATATTTCCTTAGCCCATTACTTGGGGAAGGAGGATGGGAGTTGGTTGACATGCTCTCTTATCTTTTGTACGTTTCCTGCTAATTGGGATTTCTATTGAAAAGTATTATATTTTGCAACACTTTTTACTCATGTTTTGAAGATACTGGTGGTCCTAGGTTTGTTTCCCACATACAGATTAGAGTACACTGCATGTGATAATAGTTTCTCTTGTTGTCTATATATTCTAATGGACTACAGCTTCCCCTTTTTCTGTTCTCCAATTTTcactgtttgtgtttttttttttcccctggagaATTTGCCAAtaatattgatttatttataaaaaaaaaagcctttgataaagtTGGGTAGGACAATTTATGGTATGTACTGAACAAGCATGGATTTAGGAATTAGTAATTAAAGGAATAAATATTTTGTATTCAAGTCAACAGTTTCAGTAAGGAGGTGAGATGCGACAGGATGCCCTTTATAGCCAGGGCTATTTGCGTTATGTATTCAGCACTTGGCTAGGAAATTGATAAAagattgggggaagggggaagggggaaggtgtGTTAGAACAGGGGATCAGGAGTTAAGTCAGCTTATCTGCTGATGGTTGCCGATTCTGTTAGTGGAACTGGAGGTGTCTCTGGGAGTTCTGGAAAATTTTGGAGTGGTTTTCCAGACCACATGTCAATTGGGGTCATCTGTGGCACTGCACATTACTAGAGATGGTGGTGGGGCTCCCTGtgatattttggggggggggggggggggggggtcacgtgactgGAATGCATCCATAGAAAGGGGCCCTTCCTAAAAGGTGGAACTGGCTAAGTGATATGAGCTGCCGTTCTTAGGGATAGGGATCACCTTCTAAAAGGGATTATACCTCCCAAATAGTTATATGTACTTCTTAGAGTTTGCTGCTCATGTGGGCAAGTGagcctgcttgggggggggggggggggggggaggagtagaaGAGCAGTGAGAAGAAGTCCTTATGCAGAAAGCAATATACGAGGGGGGCCGGTCTGCCTACCCTTAGGCtctctaatttcatttttttttgttacaatatACAAGAGACTAGCTAGGTTATATTTTCCAAACCTGGTGAGTGCACATTTGGAAGTTCAGCTGCTCAAGCTGTATTAGTTGTCCTTTGCTTTGCATAACACAACCCCATGCCCATTTGAGGGTGGAAGCAAAATGTTAGGCCCATTGGGCCTGGGGTTTGGGTGAGTAAAAGGATGGGACTTACAAGAAACCTTATAAGTTTCCAATTATTTATCACTGTGTGGGAATGGAGATTTCATTGCAGGAATAGAAAGCTCAATATTTTGGGAATGGCAGCATAGAGGGCTTTTTAGAGTGGGATAATTTTTAGAGGTAGGAGGGATCTTAGATAAGAGTTTTGCTTCTCTTCAAAGAGAATATAATGTgtagaacagatttttttttttggtacttaCAGATGCATCAATATACGGAGCAGAGATTGAGGAGGagtggtgggaggaaggggaacaAGCTTTTAGAAAAGAACTTTTGATGCATTGTGAAGGAGATTTTTTCAAATGGGATTAATATTCTGACTAGGGCCAGCCCGAGGGAATCCAATGCCTTAGGCAAACTTCAACTATGCACCCATTACCACCAAGGGGTGGCTTGTGGCTCgatccccaccctcccacccccaatcaCAGTGGTGTTCAGCATCAATCTATTTTCCTTCCCCCTCTGGTCTCCAGAATCTGTCTCTTCTCTCGAGTATTCTAGACTGGGTAAGTCACAGAACAAATGGAAAAAGCAGTTGGAATGGAAGATCACCACTCTATATCCATGCTTGTGTACACATACATCTAAATGTCCGTAGTCTCTCACCTTGACAGACAAAAAGCTTGAGAGAATGATGCAGGAGGTGatgtagcgaatgctacatacctgtagaaggtattctccgaggacagcaggctgattgttctcactgatgggtgatgtccacggcagccccctccaatcggaaacttcactagcaaaggcctttgctagtcctcgcgcgcccaggcgcaccgcgcatgcgcggccgtcttccgcccgaaccggctcgtgttcgtcagtcccatatgtagcaaacaaagcaagggaagacacaactccaaaggggaggcgggcgggtttgtgagaacaatcagcctgctggtcctcggagaataccttctacaggtatgtagcattcgctttctccgaggacaagcaggctgcttgttctcactgatgggtatccctagcccccaggctcactcaaaacaacaaccatggtcaattgggcctcgcaacgacgaggacataactgagattgacctaaaaaattaccaactaactgagagtgcagcctggaacagaacaaacagggccctcggggggtggagttggatcctaaagcccgaacaggttctgaagcactgactgcccgaaccgactgtcgcgtcgggtatcctgctgcaggcagtaatgagatgtgaatgtgtggacagatgaccacatcgcagctttgcaaatttcttcaatagtggctgacttcaagtgggctaccgacgctgccatggctctaacattatgagccgtgacatgaccctcaagagccagcccagcctgggcataagtgaaggaaatgcaatctgctagccaattggatatggtgcgtttccccacagccactcccctcctattgggatcaaaagaaacaaacaattgggcggactgtctgttgggctgtgtccgctccaggtagaaggccaatgctctcttgcagtccaatgtgtgcagctgacattcagcagggcaggaatgaggacggggaaagaatgttggcaagacaattgactggttcagatggaactcagacacaacctttggcaagaacttagggtgagtgcggaggactactctattatgatgaaatttggtgtaaggggcctgggctaccagggcctgaagctcactgactctacgagctgaagtaactgccaccaagaaaatgaccttccaggtcaagcacttcagatggcaggaattcagtggctcaaaaggaggtttcatcagctgggtgagaacgacattgagatcccatgacactgtaggaggcttgacagggggctttgacaaaagcaaacctctcatgaagcgaacaactaaaggctgtcctgagatcggcttaccttccacacggtaatggtatgcactgattgcactaaggtgaacccttacagagttggtcttgagaccagactcagacaagtgcagaaggtattcaagcagggtctgtgtaggacaagagcgaggatctagggccttgctgtcacaccagacggcaaacctcctccatagaaagaagtaactcctcttagtggaatctttcctggaagcaagcaagatgcgggagacaccctctgacagacccaaagaggcaaagtctacgctctcaacatccaggccgtgagagccaggggaccggaggctgggatgcagaagcgccccttcgtcctgtgtgatgagggtcgggaaaacactccaatctccacggttcttcggaggacaactccagaagaagagggaaccagatctgacgcggccaaaaggagcaatcagaatcatggtgcctcggtcttgcttgagtttcaacaaagtcttccccaccagaggtatgggaggataagcatacagcagaccctccccccagtccaggaggaaggcatccgatgccaatctgccgtgggcctgaagcctggaacagaactgagggagttTGTGGTGGCtcaagatgcgaagagatctaccaagggggtgcccacgcttggaagatctggcgcaccactcgggaattgagcatccactcgtgaggttgcataatcctgctcaacctgtcgccagactgttgtttacgcctgcca carries:
- the RBMS2 gene encoding RNA-binding motif, single-stranded-interacting protein 2 isoform X3, giving the protein MIFSSVPLRIPAGKQPYVSTAQHMAPPSPNSSSSGGGGSGGEQLSKTNLYIRGLHPGTTDQDLVKLCQPYGKIVSTKAILDKTTNKCKGYGFVDFDSPAAAQKAVTALKASGVQAQMAKQQEQDPTNLYISNLPVTMDEQELESMLKPFGQVISTRILRDASGTSRGVGFARMESTDKCEAIIAHFNGKYIKTPPGVPAPSEPLLCKFADGGQKKRQNQGKYLQNGRVWSRDGDSGGMTLTYDPTTALQNGFYTTPYSIAPNRMIAQTALSPYLPSPVSSYQVHNPSWMHHQSYLMQPAGTVLAPTMDHTISIQPASMMGPLTQQLGHLSLGSTGTYLPAAAAAAMQGTYIPQFTHVPSSSVSVEETSVQQQQVAVETATDHTAYSYQYNK
- the RBMS2 gene encoding RNA-binding motif, single-stranded-interacting protein 2 isoform X1 translates to MLLSVTPRAGLTSFSYTKSSKKQPYVSTAQHMAPPSPNSSSSGGGGSGGEQLSKTNLYIRGLHPGTTDQDLVKLCQPYGKIVSTKAILDKTTNKCKGYGFVDFDSPAAAQKAVTALKASGVQAQMAKQQEQDPTNLYISNLPVTMDEQELESMLKPFGQVISTRILRDASGTSRGVGFARMESTDKCEAIIAHFNGKYIKTPPGVPAPSEPLLCKFADGGQKKRQNQGKYLQNGRVWSRDGDSGGMTLTYDPTTALQNGFYTTPYSIAPNRMIAQTALSPYLPSPVSSYQVHNPSWMHHQSYLMQPAGTVLAPTMDHTISIQPASMMGPLTQQLGHLSLGSTGTYLPAAAAAAMQGTYIPQFTHVPSSSVSVEETSVQQQQVAVETATDHTAYSYQYNK
- the RBMS2 gene encoding RNA-binding motif, single-stranded-interacting protein 2 isoform X4, whose product is MAPPSPNSSSSGGGGSGGEQLSKTNLYIRGLHPGTTDQDLVKLCQPYGKIVSTKAILDKTTNKCKGYGFVDFDSPAAAQKAVTALKASGVQAQMAKQQEQDPTNLYISNLPVTMDEQELESMLKPFGQVISTRILRDASGTSRGVGFARMESTDKCEAIIAHFNGKYIKTPPGVPAPSEPLLCKFADGGQKKRQNQGKYLQNGRVWSRDGDSGGMTLTYDPTTALQNGFYTTPYSIAPNRMIAQTALSPYLPSPVSSYQVHNPSWMHHQSYLMQPAGTVLAPTMDHTISIQPASMMGPLTQQLGHLSLGSTGTYLPAAAAAAMQGTYIPQFTHVPSSSVSVEETSVQQQQVAVETATDHTAYSYQYNK
- the RBMS2 gene encoding RNA-binding motif, single-stranded-interacting protein 2 isoform X2; its protein translation is MIFSSVPLRIPAGKQQPYVSTAQHMAPPSPNSSSSGGGGSGGEQLSKTNLYIRGLHPGTTDQDLVKLCQPYGKIVSTKAILDKTTNKCKGYGFVDFDSPAAAQKAVTALKASGVQAQMAKQQEQDPTNLYISNLPVTMDEQELESMLKPFGQVISTRILRDASGTSRGVGFARMESTDKCEAIIAHFNGKYIKTPPGVPAPSEPLLCKFADGGQKKRQNQGKYLQNGRVWSRDGDSGGMTLTYDPTTALQNGFYTTPYSIAPNRMIAQTALSPYLPSPVSSYQVHNPSWMHHQSYLMQPAGTVLAPTMDHTISIQPASMMGPLTQQLGHLSLGSTGTYLPAAAAAAMQGTYIPQFTHVPSSSVSVEETSVQQQQVAVETATDHTAYSYQYNK